A genomic region of Homalodisca vitripennis isolate AUS2020 chromosome 5, UT_GWSS_2.1, whole genome shotgun sequence contains the following coding sequences:
- the LOC124361866 gene encoding uncharacterized protein LOC124361866 isoform X2 produces the protein MTPTATVLTTGKRCLKVLKSLTNLKRRIAAAVLHEKPTRKPVRVTQLSQCPYHLSITSLDKHHDSHSIDTVMTWLDEGSLLQEISDNRLNERLEMVQGST, from the exons ATGACGCCTACAGCTACGGTTCTTACGACTGGCAAGCGCTGCCTCAAG GTGCTGAAGTCGCTGACCAATCTGAAGCGGAGGATAGCCGCGGCCGTGCTCCACGAGAAGCCCACAAGGAAGCCGGTGAGAGTGACACAGCTGTCGCAGTGTCCGTACCACCTGAGCATCACCTCCCTGGATAAACATCACGACAGTCACAGCATAGACACGGTGATGACGTGGCTGGACGAGGGATCGCTACTGCAAGAGATCTCGGACAACCGACTCAATGAGAGGCTGGAGATGGTGCAGGGGTCTACGTAG